A portion of the uncultured Draconibacterium sp. genome contains these proteins:
- a CDS encoding type IX secretion system membrane protein PorP/SprF, whose protein sequence is MKRIIIFNIFLLISVVAFSQQDPLFSQYTFNKLLVNPGYAGSRDGLNITLVNRAQWVSIEGAPNTLTLSAHAAGKNNRVGLGFYLNRDVLGPTVNNSFMGTYSYKILMDNSFFAFGLQGGVNYFDYDYSQMNLRDDDYLFDPSNIKKVTPDVNFGVYYQTPKFFAGLSSKHLLENDYGFVFKNDKTSFTRLTRHFYFMTGAVWELAENIRFRPSTLIKFASGAPLQIDINGSFLFKNSFLIGASFRTEKALAVMAELALTEAIRLGYSYDVYFNELQLHNYGSHEIRLAFDINIFEPRMITPRYF, encoded by the coding sequence ATGAAAAGAATAATCATATTCAACATATTTTTACTGATAAGTGTAGTTGCATTTTCACAGCAAGATCCATTGTTTAGCCAGTACACCTTTAATAAATTACTGGTAAATCCGGGTTATGCCGGAAGCCGCGACGGGCTGAATATTACGTTGGTTAACAGGGCACAATGGGTAAGTATCGAGGGTGCGCCAAACACCCTCACCCTTAGTGCTCATGCGGCAGGTAAAAATAACAGGGTTGGACTGGGTTTTTACCTTAACCGAGATGTACTGGGACCTACTGTAAACAACAGTTTTATGGGAACTTATTCCTATAAAATACTGATGGACAACAGCTTTTTTGCTTTCGGGCTGCAAGGAGGAGTTAATTATTTCGATTACGACTACTCGCAGATGAACCTTAGAGACGATGATTACTTATTCGATCCTTCGAATATTAAAAAAGTAACACCCGATGTAAACTTTGGTGTTTATTATCAAACTCCAAAGTTTTTTGCCGGGCTAAGCTCAAAACACCTCTTAGAAAATGACTATGGTTTTGTGTTTAAAAATGATAAAACATCTTTTACACGTTTAACCAGGCATTTCTATTTTATGACTGGTGCAGTTTGGGAACTCGCTGAAAACATCAGGTTCCGGCCGTCAACATTAATTAAATTTGCAAGTGGTGCGCCGCTGCAAATTGATATTAACGGAAGTTTTCTGTTTAAAAACTCTTTTTTAATAGGAGCTTCATTCCGAACGGAAAAGGCATTGGCAGTGATGGCCGAGCTGGCACTTACCGAAGCAATTCGTTTAGGCTATTCTTATGATGTTTATTTTAACGAATTACAACTTCATAACTATGGTTCGCACGAAATTAGGCTTGCCTTCGATATCAATATTTTTGAACCACGAATGATTACACCACGTTATTTCTAG
- a CDS encoding tetratricopeptide repeat protein: MKHLRHFVLLLLLVFSCQFLFAQIKTANRLYAQLKYNKAIPFYLKTVNGKKDAYKKEATIKLADCYRLTNNHNLAVEWYEKAKVYIDSDLEVALNYGIVLRTMGRYNEASKYFEQYLAGNPQNIEAKHYKDYCLQIEEWLKLPESAVYKNEKILNSKYSDFSPIPYKNGLVIVSDRMVDQLDNHNYSWTGNGYLDLYFSWHNDEGNLTTPVILSKTFNQSFHDGPVCFSPDWETAYITRTSKEKRYKKDSLQTHYSFITVVDLNQSKKNEKPFAFNNREYSVGHASISPDGKTLIFASGNNNGFGASDLYMCKIKDGEWTEPENLGANINTFGKEYFPFLASETTLYFASDGHMGYGGLDIFVSEFKNGQWQKPENLKAPINSSYDDFGIMFLNSDSGYFSSDRPGGLGSDDIYNFTNFKLIPNP, translated from the coding sequence ATGAAACATTTACGCCATTTCGTACTATTACTGTTGCTCGTTTTTTCCTGCCAATTTTTATTTGCTCAGATAAAAACAGCAAACAGGCTTTATGCTCAATTGAAATACAACAAGGCAATTCCGTTTTACCTGAAAACAGTTAATGGGAAAAAAGATGCCTACAAAAAGGAAGCAACTATAAAACTTGCCGATTGTTATCGCTTAACAAACAACCATAACCTGGCTGTTGAGTGGTATGAAAAAGCAAAAGTTTACATCGATTCTGATTTGGAGGTAGCACTGAACTACGGAATTGTATTGCGCACCATGGGCAGGTATAACGAAGCAAGTAAATATTTTGAGCAATACCTGGCCGGTAATCCTCAAAATATTGAAGCCAAACATTATAAAGATTACTGTTTACAAATTGAAGAGTGGCTGAAATTACCAGAAAGTGCTGTGTATAAAAACGAAAAAATACTTAACTCAAAATATTCCGACTTCTCTCCTATTCCCTACAAAAATGGGTTGGTTATCGTATCAGATCGCATGGTTGACCAGCTGGACAACCACAATTATTCGTGGACAGGCAATGGTTATCTCGATCTTTATTTTTCGTGGCACAACGACGAAGGAAACTTAACGACGCCGGTAATATTATCGAAAACCTTTAACCAAAGCTTCCACGATGGTCCGGTGTGTTTTTCTCCCGATTGGGAAACGGCCTACATTACACGCACCAGTAAAGAAAAACGCTACAAAAAAGATAGCCTGCAAACCCACTATTCGTTTATCACGGTTGTTGATTTGAACCAATCAAAGAAAAACGAAAAGCCTTTTGCATTTAACAACCGGGAATATTCTGTGGGGCATGCAAGTATTTCGCCTGATGGAAAAACCTTGATTTTTGCCTCGGGAAACAATAACGGTTTTGGAGCCAGCGATTTATACATGTGTAAAATAAAAGATGGCGAGTGGACTGAACCCGAGAATTTAGGAGCAAATATTAACACATTCGGAAAAGAATATTTCCCCTTTCTGGCCAGCGAAACGACATTATATTTTGCATCAGACGGGCACATGGGTTACGGAGGCCTTGATATTTTTGTGTCGGAATTTAAGAATGGCCAATGGCAAAAACCGGAAAACTTAAAAGCACCGATAAACTCTTCGTATGACGATTTTGGTATCATGTTTTTAAATTCCGATTCAGGCTATTTTAGCTCCGACCGGCCTGGTGGTTTGGGAAGCGACGACATTTATAACTTTACAAACTTTAAGCTGATTCCCAATCCATAA